The Rhododendron vialii isolate Sample 1 chromosome 5a, ASM3025357v1 genome contains a region encoding:
- the LOC131326328 gene encoding transcription termination factor MTEF1, chloroplastic isoform X1 translates to MIVIRLQLQLLLPQALTLPSSLISSPNPSQNPNPKKHHPKSLTPLLTTTAATSSGPGHRFRQKLLYLKTLNVNPQKALEKNPNFRSTPLETLKSVERFLSSMGIERRAFGRIFEMCPHLLSADPYSDLYPVFDFLLNDVGIPYPDIRTSILRCPRLLVSSVDDRLSPTLLFLKGIGFVGNDAINSQTSVLLVSSVENTLIPKLNFLKGLGFGYDEVRTFVLRLPSLLTYSVERNFRPKVQYFLEEMNGDLGELKGFPQYFGYSLEGRIKPRHRMLAQYGFSLSLPEMLKYSDAEFNVRFLDMRVRLAEEGRLGYGDLISSPNPTNPPNPKQHSKTRIPLTPLLTTPSTMATATSDPGHHFCEKNPLPPTSKYISPKT, encoded by the exons ATGATAGTAATTCGTCTGCAACTGCAACTCCTCCTTCCTCAAGCCCTAACCCTTCCCTCCTCCCTCATCTCCTCGCCAAACCCctcccaaaaccctaaccctaaaaaacACCACCCCAAATCCCTCACCCCCCtcctcaccaccaccgccgccacctcCTCCGGCCCCGGCCACCGCTTCCGCCAAAAACTCCTCtacctcaaaaccctaaatgtAAATCCTCAAAAAGCCCTCGAGAAAAACCCGAATTTCCGTTCAACCCCGCTCGAAACCCTCAAATCAGTCGAGCGTTTCCTCTCCTCGATGGGCATCGAGCGCCGCGCCTTCGGCCGCATCTTCGAGATGTGCCCCCACCTCCTCTCCGCCGACCCCTACTCCGACCTCTACCCCGTGTTCGATTTCCTACTAAACGACGTCGGTATCCCTTACCCCGACATCCGAACATCGATCCTTCGGTGCCCTAGGCTCTTGGTTTCCAGCGTGGACGACCGGCTGAGTCCCACATTGTTGTTTTTAAAAGGAATAGGGTTTGTAGGAAACGACGCAATTAATTCGCAGACGTCTGTTCTGTTGGTGTCAAGCGTGGAAAACACTTTGATTCCAAAACTGAACTTTTTgaaaggtttagggtttggttaTGATGAGGTGAGGACATTCGTGTTGAGGTTGCCATCGTTGTTGACGTATAGTGTAGAGAGGAATTTTAGGCCCAAGGTGCAGTATTTCTTGGAGGAGATGAATGGGGATTTGGGGGAATTGAAGGGGTTTCCCCAGTATTTTGGGTATAGTTTGGAAGGGAGGATAAAACCCCGGCACCGGATGTTGGCCCAGTATGGGTTTTCGCTTTCATTGCCGGAGATGCTGAAGTACAGTGATGCGGAGTTCAATGTGCGGTTTCTTGATATGCGGGTGCGATTAGCTGAGGAAGGACGTTTGGG GTATGGTGACCTCATTTCCTCTCCAAACCCCACCAACCCCCCTAACCCAAAACAACATTCCAAAACTCGAATACCACTCACCCCCCTCCTTACCACCCCCAGCACCATGGCCACCGCTACCTCCGACCCTGGCCATCATTTCTGTGAAAAAAATCCTCTACCTCCAACCTCAAAGTATATCTCACCAAAGACCTAA
- the LOC131326328 gene encoding transcription termination factor MTEF1, chloroplastic isoform X4, with the protein MIVIRLQLQLLLPQALTLPSSLISSPNPSQNPNPKKHHPKSLTPLLTTTAATSSGPGHRFRQKLLYLKTLNVNPQKALEKNPNFRSTPLETLKSVERFLSSMGIERRAFGRIFEMCPHLLSADPYSDLYPVFDFLLNDVGIPYPDIRTSILRCPRLLVSSVDDRLSPTLLFLKGIGFVGNDAINSQTSVLLVSSVENTLIPKLNFLKGLGFGYDEVRTFVLRLPSLLTYSVERNFRPKVQYFLEEMNGDLGELKGFPQYFGYSLEGRIKPRHRMLAQYGFSLSLPEMLKYSDAEFNVRFLDMRVRLAEEGRLGA; encoded by the exons ATGATAGTAATTCGTCTGCAACTGCAACTCCTCCTTCCTCAAGCCCTAACCCTTCCCTCCTCCCTCATCTCCTCGCCAAACCCctcccaaaaccctaaccctaaaaaacACCACCCCAAATCCCTCACCCCCCtcctcaccaccaccgccgccacctcCTCCGGCCCCGGCCACCGCTTCCGCCAAAAACTCCTCtacctcaaaaccctaaatgtAAATCCTCAAAAAGCCCTCGAGAAAAACCCGAATTTCCGTTCAACCCCGCTCGAAACCCTCAAATCAGTCGAGCGTTTCCTCTCCTCGATGGGCATCGAGCGCCGCGCCTTCGGCCGCATCTTCGAGATGTGCCCCCACCTCCTCTCCGCCGACCCCTACTCCGACCTCTACCCCGTGTTCGATTTCCTACTAAACGACGTCGGTATCCCTTACCCCGACATCCGAACATCGATCCTTCGGTGCCCTAGGCTCTTGGTTTCCAGCGTGGACGACCGGCTGAGTCCCACATTGTTGTTTTTAAAAGGAATAGGGTTTGTAGGAAACGACGCAATTAATTCGCAGACGTCTGTTCTGTTGGTGTCAAGCGTGGAAAACACTTTGATTCCAAAACTGAACTTTTTgaaaggtttagggtttggttaTGATGAGGTGAGGACATTCGTGTTGAGGTTGCCATCGTTGTTGACGTATAGTGTAGAGAGGAATTTTAGGCCCAAGGTGCAGTATTTCTTGGAGGAGATGAATGGGGATTTGGGGGAATTGAAGGGGTTTCCCCAGTATTTTGGGTATAGTTTGGAAGGGAGGATAAAACCCCGGCACCGGATGTTGGCCCAGTATGGGTTTTCGCTTTCATTGCCGGAGATGCTGAAGTACAGTGATGCGGAGTTCAATGTGCGGTTTCTTGATATGCGGGTGCGATTAGCTGAGGAAGGACGTTTGGG TGCTTGA
- the LOC131326328 gene encoding transcription termination factor MTEF1, chloroplastic isoform X3, with the protein MIVIRLQLQLLLPQALTLPSSLISSPNPSQNPNPKKHHPKSLTPLLTTTAATSSGPGHRFRQKLLYLKTLNVNPQKALEKNPNFRSTPLETLKSVERFLSSMGIERRAFGRIFEMCPHLLSADPYSDLYPVFDFLLNDVGIPYPDIRTSILRCPRLLVSSVDDRLSPTLLFLKGIGFVGNDAINSQTSVLLVSSVENTLIPKLNFLKGLGFGYDEVRTFVLRLPSLLTYSVERNFRPKVQYFLEEMNGDLGELKGFPQYFGYSLEGRIKPRHRMLAQYGFSLSLPEMLKYSDAEFNVRFLDMRVRLAEEGRLGCRMGRMPCKLKFKSPFGR; encoded by the exons ATGATAGTAATTCGTCTGCAACTGCAACTCCTCCTTCCTCAAGCCCTAACCCTTCCCTCCTCCCTCATCTCCTCGCCAAACCCctcccaaaaccctaaccctaaaaaacACCACCCCAAATCCCTCACCCCCCtcctcaccaccaccgccgccacctcCTCCGGCCCCGGCCACCGCTTCCGCCAAAAACTCCTCtacctcaaaaccctaaatgtAAATCCTCAAAAAGCCCTCGAGAAAAACCCGAATTTCCGTTCAACCCCGCTCGAAACCCTCAAATCAGTCGAGCGTTTCCTCTCCTCGATGGGCATCGAGCGCCGCGCCTTCGGCCGCATCTTCGAGATGTGCCCCCACCTCCTCTCCGCCGACCCCTACTCCGACCTCTACCCCGTGTTCGATTTCCTACTAAACGACGTCGGTATCCCTTACCCCGACATCCGAACATCGATCCTTCGGTGCCCTAGGCTCTTGGTTTCCAGCGTGGACGACCGGCTGAGTCCCACATTGTTGTTTTTAAAAGGAATAGGGTTTGTAGGAAACGACGCAATTAATTCGCAGACGTCTGTTCTGTTGGTGTCAAGCGTGGAAAACACTTTGATTCCAAAACTGAACTTTTTgaaaggtttagggtttggttaTGATGAGGTGAGGACATTCGTGTTGAGGTTGCCATCGTTGTTGACGTATAGTGTAGAGAGGAATTTTAGGCCCAAGGTGCAGTATTTCTTGGAGGAGATGAATGGGGATTTGGGGGAATTGAAGGGGTTTCCCCAGTATTTTGGGTATAGTTTGGAAGGGAGGATAAAACCCCGGCACCGGATGTTGGCCCAGTATGGGTTTTCGCTTTCATTGCCGGAGATGCTGAAGTACAGTGATGCGGAGTTCAATGTGCGGTTTCTTGATATGCGGGTGCGATTAGCTGAGGAAGGACGTTTGGG ATGCAGGATGGGTAGAATGCCATGCAAATTGAAGTTCAAGTCTCCATTTGGAAGATGA
- the LOC131326328 gene encoding transcription termination factor MTEF1, chloroplastic isoform X2, with protein sequence MIVIRLQLQLLLPQALTLPSSLISSPNPSQNPNPKKHHPKSLTPLLTTTAATSSGPGHRFRQKLLYLKTLNVNPQKALEKNPNFRSTPLETLKSVERFLSSMGIERRAFGRIFEMCPHLLSADPYSDLYPVFDFLLNDVGIPYPDIRTSILRCPRLLVSSVDDRLSPTLLFLKGIGFVGNDAINSQTSVLLVSSVENTLIPKLNFLKGLGFGYDEVRTFVLRLPSLLTYSVERNFRPKVQYFLEEMNGDLGELKGFPQYFGYSLEGRIKPRHRMLAQYGFSLSLPEMLKYSDAEFNVRFLDMRVRLAEEGRLGYLPSVDNAFDRSHDLNIHFL encoded by the exons ATGATAGTAATTCGTCTGCAACTGCAACTCCTCCTTCCTCAAGCCCTAACCCTTCCCTCCTCCCTCATCTCCTCGCCAAACCCctcccaaaaccctaaccctaaaaaacACCACCCCAAATCCCTCACCCCCCtcctcaccaccaccgccgccacctcCTCCGGCCCCGGCCACCGCTTCCGCCAAAAACTCCTCtacctcaaaaccctaaatgtAAATCCTCAAAAAGCCCTCGAGAAAAACCCGAATTTCCGTTCAACCCCGCTCGAAACCCTCAAATCAGTCGAGCGTTTCCTCTCCTCGATGGGCATCGAGCGCCGCGCCTTCGGCCGCATCTTCGAGATGTGCCCCCACCTCCTCTCCGCCGACCCCTACTCCGACCTCTACCCCGTGTTCGATTTCCTACTAAACGACGTCGGTATCCCTTACCCCGACATCCGAACATCGATCCTTCGGTGCCCTAGGCTCTTGGTTTCCAGCGTGGACGACCGGCTGAGTCCCACATTGTTGTTTTTAAAAGGAATAGGGTTTGTAGGAAACGACGCAATTAATTCGCAGACGTCTGTTCTGTTGGTGTCAAGCGTGGAAAACACTTTGATTCCAAAACTGAACTTTTTgaaaggtttagggtttggttaTGATGAGGTGAGGACATTCGTGTTGAGGTTGCCATCGTTGTTGACGTATAGTGTAGAGAGGAATTTTAGGCCCAAGGTGCAGTATTTCTTGGAGGAGATGAATGGGGATTTGGGGGAATTGAAGGGGTTTCCCCAGTATTTTGGGTATAGTTTGGAAGGGAGGATAAAACCCCGGCACCGGATGTTGGCCCAGTATGGGTTTTCGCTTTCATTGCCGGAGATGCTGAAGTACAGTGATGCGGAGTTCAATGTGCGGTTTCTTGATATGCGGGTGCGATTAGCTGAGGAAGGACGTTTGGG GTATCTACCATCGGTCGACAATGCATTCGATAGGAGTCATGACCTAAATATTCATTTTCTATAA